Within Dysgonomonas sp. HDW5A, the genomic segment TTTCTCCTGTTAACATTCAGGTAAGACGTAAAACTGCAGGAGCTGCTCTTTCTACTAAGTTGAATCTTTTCATTTCGGGTTTAGATGGTTCTAAAGAGCAATATGATATCACCGGTTTAACAATATTAATACCCTAAAACGTTAGCTCATGTACTTTAGAATAAAGAATAAATATATCAAAATAATAACTTTTTTACTGATAATACTCTTTCTCCCTTCTTGTGCGAAGGAGCAGGATGAATTGGGAAGTTCAAAACCCATTGACGGTAAAGTGCAGATTGCTTTGCAATTGCCTTCGGTTGACACACCTGAGTTGAGAAGCACAGCTACCGATGAAGAAACTCTGGTTACTAATCTTTCACTTTTTATATTTGAAAGTGCCACAGGAAATAAAGAGTTTTCTATTCGAATAGATGTACCTTATACAGGTGCGTCTGGCGATATTGATATGAGCAGATGGGTTAGTGATCAGGTGATTATGGTACTCAATTCTGTAATATTATCAGATCTGGATAAATCGAGAAACATACATATAGTTAGTAATATAGCAGCAAATAAATTGGCTTCTGTTACTAACGAGAGTAGTCTGGAGGCTGTAATAACCGATGCTATTGCGGCAGAGATTGCGGAGCCTGATGCAGATAAACCCCTTTTGATGCATGGCGTTAAGAAGGATCACAATTTTATAACCGACGTTAGAGCTTCTATCTCTTTGGTGCGTAATGTAGCTAAAGTAAATATGACTGTTAATACAACCGATTTTACTTTTGGAGGAGTTAAGTACTTACTGGCTCCTGCGAATCAAAATCTATCGGTTAAGATGGCTAATGTTGCAGACCGTTCTTATATTGTTTCAGCTTTAGCTAGCCCTACTACAGCCAATTATATATCTTATGATTTCAAAACAGTAACACCTTCGGAAAGAGGAGTTGGTACAACGAAATCAACGGTTCATTCTTATATCAATGAGAATTTACGAACGACTTATGATGTGGAAAAGGATGCAACTTTTGTTGTATTGCAAATTCCTTATCAGAAGGAAGGAGATGTTACTGTGAAAACCGAAAATTATTATAAAATACTGATTAATCAAGAGAATGGTTATAAGATAAATCGTAATACGATATATGATATAACACTAAACATCTCTTCTTTAGGAGGAGAAACCGATGCATCAGCAAAACTGATTGATGGTACATTAAATATACTACCTTGGGATGAAAATACAATAATCTCAGATATCTCTCAAACTTTCCTTACTGTGAAAGAGACCGTGTTTAATATGGGAGTAAGTAAAGATTTTTATTATGCAACTAATGCAGAGACAGGTGATTGCTCTTTAGAATCGGGAGCAAGTTGGTTAACAGCCTCTTTTGATGCGACTAATAATATAAAGCTAACTGCTACGGGAGCAGACTATACGGTTCCGCGATCTACAACATTGAACATTAAGGTGAAGAATCTGACAAAGGTAATTACCGTGAATCAGACTCCGATTATTACAACAGGTTCGATAACATTAAATCCTCAAACGATCTATATTTCCGAATCTCCGACATTCAAGGATGTTGTATTGACGGTTGATCCGGCTACCTCCTCATGGATGAAGATAGATGGAGATGCTTCTATAGCTTCTTGTAATTATACTACGGGGACAGGTAATCAAACTCTTAGATTCACCAGAGGTGGCACTTATGATAATACAATTTATAAATTTTTAAATAAGAGTACTTTAGAGTACGATGAAGTGAAGGTTTGTAACTTAAATATGATAACTCCAGTTGATATTGTGGTGGCTTCTACAGGAGGTACGGTGACAAATACGGATGTTTCAGCTCTAGGAGGGGATGCAAACTGGGTAGTTGACTCTAAATCTTCATGGATTACCTCTGCAATAAATAATGGTGGAGATCTGACCTTTACAGCAGAAGCAGAAACCAGCTATATAGATAGAGAAGGATTTATAATTTTAAGGCATATTAATGATATAAATTTTAAGAAAACGATAAAGATCATACAATCTGCGAAAATAATTCCTATACCACCATTTGATTATTTGTGCGTTTATTATACTTGGGATTCAGCTGCAGGCAACGATTTAGATACCAGAACTGAATTTATAAATACAGGAATAAATGTTGGAGGTTCTATAGATGGTTGTGCTGTTGGATATGGAAGGTGTAATAGTGCGGGAGTCAAAAATTTCCTAAAGTGGGGAGCCGACAATACAAGCTCAGGAGGAGAATCCGTTCTGGTTGATATGCAAGCTTTATGCGTTGTTCAATATTTCCCCATTTTGCCTGCTATTATTAATTTAGATATGTATGCTACTTGGTATGGGGCTAAGGGAACCGGAATTATAACTGCTGAAGTTGTAGCTTGGCAGGGAGGAACAATGTCCTTAAGTAATTATGTCTGGAAAAATACGGGAGGTACCGAAGTGCATCGGAGTACAAGGCGAATGACTGTAACGCAAAGATATTCGAATTATAATTATCTGGCTCAATTACAGTATAATAAGAATACTCAGGCTGCAAATGTGGTATTCCAACAAGTTGAAACGAGAAATGCAGTTAGAATGGTCGAAGTTATAGACCCAAATTATCCGATAAGATTGCCTAATGAGTCGAAGGATGAATATTCAATACGGATAGAAGCATATAACGCTAAAAAAAGTAATCAAAATAAATAATTTATTCGAATGAAACAACTAATAATATATATCCTATTCCTACTGACAGCCACTTCGTGTGGTATGTCAGAGGACTCGGACATAATGCAAGAAGGAGATGTTGAACTTAAATTTGCTCTGGAGGTTCACGAAAATCAACTGGTTACTGCGGGTTTGAGGTCTTATGATGATAATTCGGTTCGCTGTATTGATCTCTTGATATTTAATGAAAACAATCAATTTATAGAAAGAGTCAAGGTCAATAATATTTCAGGAGGCGGAAATACGAAAACTTTTAGTCTTAGAATGAAAGCGACATCTTTATCGCGTACTTTTCATATTATTGCCAATGGCAGAAACGAAAATGATGCTGATATTGTAAACTTTAGCTCTGTTACAACTAATATGTTGGAAAGTGTTGCCATTCCTTCTCTAAAGACTAATATTTTGGCTGCACTAACATCTCCACAATTACCTCTGGTTATGTGGGGAAGAGTTTCTTCACCAAGTATAGCCTCAAATACTACTCTGGGAACAATAAATATGCTTAGAGCAGTTGCAGCTGTCTCTGTTGAATGTATTCCAGGTAATGCAAACAATGGTCTGAATGATTTTACTCTTACAGGTTTTACAATTCTGAAGAGTTCTAATCAGGCAAGAGTTGCTCCTACGGCCTATACAGTTCCCGCTACAACGCCATCAACTGTTAGTCTTATTGCCGGTTCAAGTTATATTGACTATGTAAATACTTCAGGAACGGGTGTTTGGTCATATGCAGCAGGTAGTACCACTCCCGACTTATATTTGTATGAAAGGACAAATATTTTGGATAATACAGGTTTGTCTGTAATTCTCAGAGCTAAATATAAAGGGATTGATGGGTATTATAAGGTTTGGCTGAAGAATGATACAGGGCAAGTTATTCATATAGTTCGTAATCACCGTTACCTTATTCAGATTACCAAAGTATTTGGTGCAGGCTATGACTCTCTGGAGAAAGCTATAACAGCAGATTACTCTGCAAATATTTTTACAGATATTATTGACAATGATAATGATATTGTGGATATGATTGCAGATGGGAAACATGAATTAGGGGTTTCGTCACCTTTTACAATATATGACAGTGGCTCAGCTACTATTGGAACTGTATTGAATACTAATACAGCAGCAACTGTAACAGTTACGGGCGATGTTGCATGGTTAACAAATCTAGCACTTACGGGTTCAGGAAATCGTAGGACAATAACAGGCACATTTGCTACTATTGAACTGCCGACATATAATCGTACAGGAACTATTACGGTCAGAGCCGGTAGTTTAACCCGAAAAATTACAGTGACACAATATCTTAGCTTATTTTAAACCCTCAATATGTTTTGTAGAATAACATAGTTTAATCTTATTGAGTATTGTTACTCGTGTTTCGTAAAAAATAAACAAAAACAGGTTCATGGAGAATATACAACAGATTTTGAAAAACGAAAAGTATAATGATAATCAGATCTACCTATATAAAGAGGATGAATATTGGTATGCATACGAACGTTCGGCATTTTATATGTTTTCGATCTGTTGTGTTGATGGTCTTTTTAAAGTAAAAGATTCAAGGATAGAAAATGTGATGCTTATTGCTGTATTGCTGAAAAGGATTCATAGCATGGAGAATCC encodes:
- a CDS encoding BACON domain-containing protein; the protein is MYFRIKNKYIKIITFLLIILFLPSCAKEQDELGSSKPIDGKVQIALQLPSVDTPELRSTATDEETLVTNLSLFIFESATGNKEFSIRIDVPYTGASGDIDMSRWVSDQVIMVLNSVILSDLDKSRNIHIVSNIAANKLASVTNESSLEAVITDAIAAEIAEPDADKPLLMHGVKKDHNFITDVRASISLVRNVAKVNMTVNTTDFTFGGVKYLLAPANQNLSVKMANVADRSYIVSALASPTTANYISYDFKTVTPSERGVGTTKSTVHSYINENLRTTYDVEKDATFVVLQIPYQKEGDVTVKTENYYKILINQENGYKINRNTIYDITLNISSLGGETDASAKLIDGTLNILPWDENTIISDISQTFLTVKETVFNMGVSKDFYYATNAETGDCSLESGASWLTASFDATNNIKLTATGADYTVPRSTTLNIKVKNLTKVITVNQTPIITTGSITLNPQTIYISESPTFKDVVLTVDPATSSWMKIDGDASIASCNYTTGTGNQTLRFTRGGTYDNTIYKFLNKSTLEYDEVKVCNLNMITPVDIVVASTGGTVTNTDVSALGGDANWVVDSKSSWITSAINNGGDLTFTAEAETSYIDREGFIILRHINDINFKKTIKIIQSAKIIPIPPFDYLCVYYTWDSAAGNDLDTRTEFINTGINVGGSIDGCAVGYGRCNSAGVKNFLKWGADNTSSGGESVLVDMQALCVVQYFPILPAIINLDMYATWYGAKGTGIITAEVVAWQGGTMSLSNYVWKNTGGTEVHRSTRRMTVTQRYSNYNYLAQLQYNKNTQAANVVFQQVETRNAVRMVEVIDPNYPIRLPNESKDEYSIRIEAYNAKKSNQNK
- a CDS encoding FimB/Mfa2 family fimbrial subunit, with the protein product MKQLIIYILFLLTATSCGMSEDSDIMQEGDVELKFALEVHENQLVTAGLRSYDDNSVRCIDLLIFNENNQFIERVKVNNISGGGNTKTFSLRMKATSLSRTFHIIANGRNENDADIVNFSSVTTNMLESVAIPSLKTNILAALTSPQLPLVMWGRVSSPSIASNTTLGTINMLRAVAAVSVECIPGNANNGLNDFTLTGFTILKSSNQARVAPTAYTVPATTPSTVSLIAGSSYIDYVNTSGTGVWSYAAGSTTPDLYLYERTNILDNTGLSVILRAKYKGIDGYYKVWLKNDTGQVIHIVRNHRYLIQITKVFGAGYDSLEKAITADYSANIFTDIIDNDNDIVDMIADGKHELGVSSPFTIYDSGSATIGTVLNTNTAATVTVTGDVAWLTNLALTGSGNRRTITGTFATIELPTYNRTGTITVRAGSLTRKITVTQYLSLF